The following proteins are co-located in the Brachybacterium sacelli genome:
- the panD gene encoding aspartate 1-decarboxylase has product MLRTLMTSKIHRATVTQADLHYVGSVTIDPDLTEAAGLVENEQVSIVDITNGHRLVTYVIEGERGSGVIGINGAAAHLVTPGDLVIVMAYGQLDESEISTYRPRVVHVDESNRIVALGADGAEPVPGMPDQVCGRASRGIR; this is encoded by the coding sequence ATGTTGCGCACTCTCATGACCTCGAAGATCCATCGGGCCACGGTCACGCAGGCGGACCTGCACTACGTGGGCTCGGTGACGATCGACCCCGACCTCACGGAGGCCGCGGGTCTGGTCGAGAACGAGCAGGTCTCGATCGTGGACATCACCAATGGTCATCGCCTCGTCACCTACGTGATCGAGGGCGAGCGCGGAAGCGGGGTGATCGGGATCAACGGTGCGGCCGCCCATCTGGTCACCCCCGGCGACCTCGTGATCGTCATGGCCTACGGGCAGCTCGACGAGAGCGAGATCTCCACCTACCGCCCCCGCGTGGTCCACGTCGACGAGAGCAATCGCATCGTCGCGCTCGGGGCCGACGGCGCCGAGCCGGTGCCCGGCATGCCCGACCAGGTCTGCGGACGCGCCTCGCGCGGCATCCGCTGA
- a CDS encoding AEC family transporter, producing the protein MTGVLAGFFIVWSLIAVGWVAGRTGVLGPHGRYVLNRTTFFIASPALVLIGLLEADVREVLSVPMAVAAISGLTTGALLVLVLRVFTARRGTELLVAAISGSVVNAANMGFPIAAYVLGDISHALPVILFQMGVYNPLYLFVLHQRSEKESMGPGGVFRSIAANPTIVAAAIGLVLTLAGAQIPEVVLEPVQSLADMAIPAMLLAYGLSLHGSRPLAKDDGYRGLIAVASSAKLLAMPLIALGVGLLFGLSGHSLYEVVVMAALPTAQNVYVAAARYRAAENLARDTVLITTIGTVLVLLLISGLLGV; encoded by the coding sequence GTGACCGGGGTCCTGGCCGGCTTCTTCATCGTCTGGTCGCTCATCGCGGTGGGCTGGGTGGCCGGCCGCACCGGCGTCCTCGGCCCGCACGGCCGGTACGTCCTGAACCGGACGACGTTCTTCATCGCCTCTCCTGCGCTCGTCCTCATCGGTCTGCTGGAGGCCGACGTCCGTGAGGTGCTGTCGGTCCCGATGGCCGTGGCCGCGATCTCCGGCCTGACCACCGGGGCCCTGCTGGTGCTCGTGCTGCGGGTGTTCACCGCCCGCCGAGGCACCGAGCTGCTGGTCGCAGCGATCAGCGGCTCCGTCGTCAACGCCGCGAACATGGGCTTCCCGATCGCCGCCTACGTGCTCGGGGACATCTCCCACGCGCTGCCGGTGATCCTGTTCCAGATGGGCGTGTACAACCCCCTGTACCTGTTCGTGCTGCACCAGCGGAGCGAGAAGGAGTCGATGGGACCCGGCGGGGTGTTCCGCAGCATCGCCGCGAACCCGACGATCGTGGCCGCGGCGATCGGCCTGGTCCTCACCCTGGCCGGGGCGCAGATCCCCGAGGTGGTGCTCGAACCGGTCCAGTCGCTGGCCGACATGGCCATCCCCGCCATGCTGCTGGCCTACGGACTCTCCCTGCACGGCTCCCGCCCGCTCGCGAAAGACGACGGGTATCGCGGCCTGATCGCCGTCGCCTCGAGCGCGAAGCTGCTGGCGATGCCGCTGATCGCGCTGGGCGTCGGCCTGCTGTTCGGGCTCTCGGGGCATTCCCTGTACGAGGTGGTGGTGATGGCGGCCCTGCCCACCGCCCAGAACGTGTACGTCGCGGCGGCCCGCTACCGCGCCGCCGAGAACCTCGCGCGCGACACCGTCCTGATCACCACCATCGGCACGGTGTTGGTGCTGCTGCTGATCTCCGGCCTGCTCGGGGTCTGA